From a single Apium graveolens cultivar Ventura chromosome 2, ASM990537v1, whole genome shotgun sequence genomic region:
- the LOC141708540 gene encoding uncharacterized protein LOC141708540 produces the protein MDIGFDIPKIALLIMFLVLSPKIECQIWLQPPVSPLPPIQPTPLCASQFALANHACAMLPYIPIPPPSPPIVRDTSPPVTSDSDAPESSPTPSHRHRHRHSHSHSNPLPHQTPVAQECCRWLQQIDSGCVCDLLVRLPVFLAKPVHQYTVTVDRSCAVTYSCSGRIISP, from the coding sequence ATGGATATTGGATTTGACATCCCCAAGATAGCATTACTCATCATGTTTTTGGTCCTGAGTCCCAAGATTGAGTGCCAGATTTGGTTGCAGCCACCAGTATCACCTTTACCTCCTATACAACCTACTCCTCTCTGCGCTTCTCAGTTTGCACTGGCAAATCATGCATGTGCGATGCTTCCATATATCCCTATCCCCCCTCCATCCCCTCCAATTGTACGAGACACTTCACCACCTGTCACTTCTGATTCTGATGCGCCAGAATCTTCTCCCACCCCCTCTCACAGACATAGACACAGACACAGCCACAGCCACAGTAACCCTCTACCACATCAAACACCTGTTGCACAGGAATGTTGCCGATGGTTGCAACAAATAGACAGTGGATGTGTTTGTGATCTACTTGTTCGCTTGCCTGTCTTCCTTGCGAAACCTGTGCACCAGTATACTGTTACAGTTGATCGTTCATGCGCCGTCACCTATTCATGCTCAGGAAGAATCATCTCGCCGTGA
- the LOC141708539 gene encoding adenylate isopentenyltransferase 3, chloroplastic-like, translated as MRMSMLTCKQITPSLNIPDSRHVLPFLRSFRQPKEKVLVVMGATGTGKSKLSIDLATRFSGEVVNSDKMQAYEGLDIITNKITEEEACDIPHHLLGIIDPNVDFTSSNFCSMASLAIRSIAGRRQLPIIVGGSNSFIEALVDDEIHEFRSRYECCFLWVDVSMPVLHRYISERVDRMVENGMVDEARRMFSLDADYSKGITKAIGFPEFDQYFRLEPYIDVETRARLCQKAIDEVKNNTCKLACRQLEKIYRLRNNKGWKVHRLDATDAFLKHGKESDRAWDEFVAEPSMVIVSRFLNSFGPNIYMNPTIVRGEAMETAMVTATH; from the coding sequence ATGAGGATGTCAATGTTGACGTGCAAACAAATAACTCCTTCGCTAAACATACCTGATAGCAGACATGTTTTGCCATTTCTTCGCAGCTTCAGGCAACCAAAAGAAAAGGTTTTGGTTGTCATGGGTGCAACTGGAACCGGAAAGTCAAAGCTCTCGATTGACCTTGCCACTCGTTTCAGTGGCGAGGTAGTAAACTCTGACAAGATGCAAGCCTATGAGGGGCTAGACATAATCACAAACAAAATCACTGAAGAAGAAGCTTGTGATATACCACACCATCTTTTAGGTATAATTGATCCTAATGTGGACTTTACTTCCTCAAATTTCTGCAGCATGGCTTCCCTGGCCATAAGATCTATTGCAGGTCGCAGACAGCTCCCAATTATCGTTGGAGGCTCTAATTCATTCATTGAAGCTCTCGTTGATGATGAAATTCACGAATTTAGATCAAGGTACGAATGTTGTTTTCTTTGGGTAGATGTCTCGATGCCAGTTCTTCACAGATACATATCTGAGAGGGTTGATCGGATGGTTGAGAATGGAATGGTAGATGAGGCAAGACGAATGTTCAGTTTAGATGCTGATTATTCAAAAGGTATAACAAAAGCAATAGGTTTTCCCGAATTCGATCAGTATTTTCGACTTGAACCGTATATTGATGTAGAAACTCGAGCCCGGCTTTGCCAAAAAGCTATTGATGAGGTGAAGAACAACACATGTAAATTAGCTTGCAGGCAATTAGAGAAGATTTATCGATTAAGAAACAACAAAGGATGGAAGGTGCACAGGCTTGACGCAACAGATGCATTTCTGAAGCATGGCAAAGAATCTGATAGGGCCTGGGACGAGTTCGTCGCGGAACCTAGCATGGTTATTGTGAGCCGATTTCTTAACAGTTTCGGACCTAACATATACATGAACCCAACAATCGTCCGAGGGGAAGCAATGGAGACGGCCATGGTAACTGCAACTCATTAG